From Manduca sexta isolate Smith_Timp_Sample1 chromosome 21, JHU_Msex_v1.0, whole genome shotgun sequence, the proteins below share one genomic window:
- the LOC119190115 gene encoding uncharacterized protein LOC119190115, with the protein MSWNNDVVLEFLELYRREQHLWDPKHPLHRNRSENNDAWLRIQSALSVNFSVVDLKKKKESLMTSFRMHLHKKKKSHDGYCTTWFAYPLMESFLGGKYECDSTNQLEQEFYNAGGYTPQNSNLLEHNTTKIIGVLDRKQSKNISSNVSKGKKGGNSSEYIYPKKQMDSTVNYLQCPTGEKRETDEYELYGQLLAKKLKKLDEHQRDIAMHEIDNIMFRAKMQSGPTPSRSYSSSPSPVPRKLKSPIFIIAQQNNQQYEDENTPYQDHLQTEPTS; encoded by the exons ATGTCGTGGAACAATGACGTCGTATTGGAATTTTTGGAACTGTACAGACGAGAACAACACTTATGGGACCCGAAACATCCTTTGCACAGAAATAGAAGTGAAAATAACGATGCATGGCTACGAATACAGTCGGCTTTGTCTGTCAACTTTTCTGTAGTAGATCTTAAGAAAAAGAAAGAATCGCTCATGACATCATTTAGAATGCATTTACATAAAAAGAAGAAATCTCACGATGGTTATTGTACAACTTGGTTCGCTTATCCTCTAATGGAGAGTTTTCTTGGCGGGAAATATGAATGCGACAGCACCAACCAATTGGAACAAGAG ttttacaATGCCGGTGGGTATACACCACAAAATAGCAATTTATTAGAGCACAATACAACCAAAATTATTGGCGTACTCGACagaaaacaaagcaaaaatatttcgtcgaATGTTTCCAAGGGGAAAAAAGGCGGAAATAGCTCCGAGTACATTTATCCAAAAAAACAAATGGATAGTACAGTCAATTATTTACAATGCCCGACTGGGGAAAAGCGGGAAACGGACGAATATGAACTCTACGGACAATTATTAGCGAAGAAGTTGAAAAAATTAGACGAACACCAACGAGACATCGCGATGCACGAAATTGACAATATAATGTTTCGCGCCAAAATGCAGAGCGGTCCCACGCCGTCTCGAAGTTACTCGTCGTCGCCGTCACCGGTACCTAGAAAACTGAAATCTCCCATTTTTATTATAGCGCAGCAAAATAATCAACAGTACGAAGACGAGAACACGCCGTACCAAGACCACTTGCAGACGGAACCGACGTCATAG
- the LOC115447549 gene encoding lipid storage droplets surface-binding protein 2, with product MATEVSQAPAALPQLQSVQKAMAFPTVGAAVEHVGAFYSKVKGAHSLLEWALSTAEAGVVLAASTAAPYVSAPLAVGDAKVAAAIDQLERRVPLVTEQPKVIVETTKQAVLSRISPHVNKVYGARVAAEERVKSLKELSWAKANALLSTAYGQKAMHGVDSGATYAMQLLDHYLPPVGVTEEQSTDITPSTADPALHTVQTVGRLSAVAARRVWANLAYKINELRQTGIELDVRRYVTALLAALHLAKVTSQQQREEQVPPQQNNAEPSPSGPEPSHNTCESAPTTTNKVKSTPEAKSAEHSQN from the exons ATGGCAACAGAAGTGAGTCAAGCACCGGCAGCATTGCCACAACTACAGTCGGTCCAGAAGGCCATGGCCTTCCCAACTGTGGGGGCAGCGGTCGAACATGTTGGAGCATTCTACTCTAAGGTCAAAG GAGCACACTCGCTTCTGGAATGGGCGCTGTCCACCGCCGAAGCGGGAGTAGTGCTGGCGGCATCCACAGCGGCTCCCTACGTGTCCGCACCACTAGCAGTCGGTGATGCAAAGGTCGCCGCCGCCATCGACCAGCTGGAGCGTCGCGTGCCGCTCGTCACCGAGCAACCAAAGGTCATCGTCGAGACTACCAAACAAGCAGTGCTTTCTAGAATATCGCCGCATGTCAACAAG GTTTACGGAGCGCGCGTCGCGGCAGAGGAACGCGTCAAGTCGCTGAAGGAATTATCGTGGGCCAAAGCGAACGCGCTGCTCTCGACAGCGTACGGACAGAAGGCGATGCACGGCGTCGACTCCGGCGCCACCTACGCCATGCAGCTGCTAGATCATTACCTGCCGCCTGTCGGTGTCACTGAGGAGCAATCAA CCGACATCACCCCGTCGACGGCGGACCCGGCGCTGCACACGGTGCAAACTGTTGGCAGACTCAGCGCCGTCGCCGCGAGAAGGGTGTGGGCCAACCTCGCTTACAAGATCAACGAACTTAGACAAACtg GCATAGAACTAGACGTGCGTCGCTATGTGACAGCGTTGCTAGCCGCCCTGCACCTCGCCAAGGTGACGAGCCAGCAGCAGCGCGAGGAGCAGGTGCCTCCGCAGCAGAACAACGCGGAGCCCTCCCCCTCCGGCCCGGAGCCCTCCCACAACACCTGCGAGTCCGCCCCCACCACCACTAACAAGGTGAAATCCACTCCGGAGGCGAAATCCGCGGAGCATTCGCAAAATTAA